The window CCGCGTGACGGCCTGATAACTCATACCGGTGGTATCCGTAAAGATTCATCTCACCGGGAGAATGGAAGGTAAACGGCGCCCACGCTCCCCCGGCAAAATACTGATATTGCAGAGGCAACCGGTCTCCCCTTGCCGAACCGATGTTGCAGCGTCCGCCGAGAACGATCCGATCACGCAGCGGTATCCGGAAAGAAAGCCGCCCGCTCACTCTGTTGAACGAGCGTCCGTTCTCAAGCCACGATCCGGCGATCTGGGCGTCGAGTCTCATCATGATTCCACTGCGGGGAAACCATGTGCGATCAAGATTGTCGAAATAGATCCCCGAGTCGAGAAAGATAAGCTTGTCCCATTCGACATTTGACCCGGGGGGGGCTATATCCGGCGAGATGCGAGACCATTCGGAGACGATGCTCGCCGTCGAGGAGATGTAACGCGACAGGGAAAGACCTGTTCCCGCCGAAGCGCGGATATCGTCTGCTTTCAGCCTGCTGACAAGATTGCTTCTATCGTAGATATCTATACGGTCATGGATGTAATCGGTTCCAAGATTGAAATGGAGGATATTCTTGAATCCTTTTCTAAAACTCAACATCGATCCGACCCTGAGCCTGCTTCCAATCATGATATCAAGGTCCAGCTCCGATCCCTTCGTGAGTGGATCATGGATGTCAAGGGCGATAAGCAGGGAGTGCCTTGATATAGTATCGTAATACAACCCTATATTGAGAAAATCCCTTTTATCCTCTTTGAGGTAGTAAAGGAGTGAAATACCACCGGCCGTTCTTTTCAGCCTGTACCTTACGTATTCGAAGGCTCCCGTCCCGAAGAGCCTGCGGGTAGCCCTGTCGAGTATCGAAGCGTCGACGATAGCGGGAGGTTCTATGCCGAGGGTGGATTTTATTGCTTCTTCAGATATCATTTCCTCGCCAATTATCGATATTTCGGTTATCTCTAGCGGATAGTCGGAAGTTCCCTTCATCCGGGGAGGATCATATTCCCATCGAGACATCGAATCGGCAAGCTCGTCGAGGCGCGCCGAGATCTTCCTTGCCGCATCTTCACCGGCTCTGATTATCTCGGAGGTTTTCATGAAATCGATCACGGTGAATTTCTCAAGGTCAGGCGCTATCAGGATATCACAAAGTGATCCCTCTCTCTCGAGAGCGGGACGAAGGGTCAGCAGCACTGACTGGGTTATGATTTCTATCATCGTGTCAATACTGTCGGCGGAAAGGGGTCTTAATCCCGTATTGACTCCTATGATAATATCAGCACCCATTTCTCTCAGGTCTTCCACTGGAAAATCCCTTGAAAGAAACCCGTCAACGAGCAACCGGCCGTTCATTCTGAATGGAGTGAATACCCCGGGGATCGACATGCTAGCTCTCATAGCGTCTGGAAGGAATCCCCTGTCCAGGACGACAGCTTCGCCTGTTTCTATATCTGTGGCCAGACAGCGGAATGGACGGGGAAAATCGGAAAAATCGTTGATGAGATGCGCCGGCCACGCCAGCCGCGAGAAAAGCATGTGAATACTCTGACCCGATTTGAT of the Candidatus Krumholzibacteriota bacterium genome contains:
- a CDS encoding patatin-like phospholipase family protein; the protein is MSGGGALGLAHIGVLRVLQEHGVPVDIVSGNSMGAVVGALFAIGYTPDEIEDAVSGTDWMDLFKEKPDRTTIPVYKRDSEERYQVRFTVQGKKVDFLPGIKSGQSIHMLFSRLAWPAHLINDFSDFPRPFRCLATDIETGEAVVLDRGFLPDAMRASMSIPGVFTPFRMNGRLLVDGFLSRDFPVEDLREMGADIIIGVNTGLRPLSADSIDTMIEIITQSVLLTLRPALEREGSLCDILIAPDLEKFTVIDFMKTSEIIRAGEDAARKISARLDELADSMSRWEYDPPRMKGTSDYPLEITEISIIGEEMISEEAIKSTLGIEPPAIVDASILDRATRRLFGTGAFEYVRYRLKRTAGGISLLYYLKEDKRDFLNIGLYYDTISRHSLLIALDIHDPLTKGSELDLDIMIGSRLRVGSMLSFRKGFKNILHFNLGTDYIHDRIDIYDRSNLVSRLKADDIRASAGTGLSLSRYISSTASIVSEWSRISPDIAPPGSNVEWDKLIFLDSGIYFDNLDRTWFPRSGIMMRLDAQIAGSWLENGRSFNRVSGRLSFRIPLRDRIVLGGRCNIGSARGDRLPLQYQYFAGGAWAPFTFHSPGEMNLYGYHRYELSGRHAVVAGLELQFQPMRYLYLVMHGNAGNAVDRWNELLVKDDLYFGSAVTLGFDSPIGPLEASVANSSRHDVIIFFSGGYRF